A genome region from Neptunomonas japonica JAMM 1380 includes the following:
- a CDS encoding Crp/Fnr family transcriptional regulator — MKSVIGSELLEQYGIEYFRGASTLGALSPDAIHYLLDNGHVFELNKGETLFSYNEPGNSFFVILKGCIQFFKIRENKAKHIRDYQFGQEIGSVAMIGLHNRVGDSVASENCIILQVSCSVFYGLHETLPTDFGILLLNLSREMARRLRESDDKLADHKATDTCEHY; from the coding sequence GTGAAAAGTGTAATCGGTAGCGAATTACTAGAACAGTATGGGATAGAGTATTTCAGAGGAGCCTCCACATTAGGGGCACTCAGTCCTGATGCCATCCACTATCTATTAGATAATGGCCATGTGTTCGAACTCAATAAGGGTGAAACCCTATTTTCGTACAATGAGCCTGGCAATAGTTTCTTTGTGATTTTAAAAGGCTGCATCCAATTTTTTAAAATTCGAGAAAACAAAGCCAAACATATCCGTGATTATCAGTTTGGCCAAGAGATCGGTTCAGTCGCGATGATCGGTCTTCACAATCGCGTAGGTGATAGCGTTGCTAGTGAAAACTGCATCATCTTGCAGGTCTCATGTAGCGTATTCTATGGGCTACATGAGACACTCCCTACTGACTTTGGAATATTGCTACTCAACCTATCCAGAGAGATGGCAAGACGCCTGCGCGAATCAGACGACAAGCTAGCGGACCACAAAGCAACGGACACATGCGAGCATTACTAA
- a CDS encoding DegT/DnrJ/EryC1/StrS family aminotransferase has product MKQFTKSFTQQESIPESGIDAAVAVMRTGRLHRYNTLPDEKSETDLLEIEFAEYMGVPFALACSSGGYALHIAMRAAGVEPGEKVLCNAFTLAPVPGAIHNSGAIPVLVDVAEDYCIDLDDLDAKAAASGAKYFMLSHMRGHLADMDRIMEICERYGLFLIEDCAHTMGASWNGVKSGTYGDIACFSTQTYKHINSGEGGFLTTHHPDMMARAIMHSGSYMLYERHFAAPAKETFADIRFDTPNYSGRMDNLRAAILRPQLADLEKQCNRWNARYRILEQAFNQCAAINIPARPAAEHFVASSIQFSLPQFSTEQILKVVEQCGHQGVVLKWFGDADPKDYTSRYDSWRYIEELPQLPKTEKILSKLLDMRIPLTFSEDDCQLIGEVINEVVTAVQG; this is encoded by the coding sequence ATGAAGCAATTTACTAAATCGTTTACGCAGCAAGAATCAATCCCAGAAAGCGGTATTGATGCCGCCGTAGCGGTCATGCGCACCGGGCGCTTACATCGCTACAACACACTGCCAGATGAAAAAAGCGAAACCGACCTGTTAGAGATCGAGTTTGCAGAATATATGGGCGTGCCCTTTGCCTTGGCATGCTCCTCGGGTGGCTATGCACTGCATATTGCCATGCGAGCTGCCGGTGTAGAGCCTGGCGAAAAAGTACTGTGTAATGCGTTTACACTAGCACCGGTACCTGGCGCAATTCACAACAGTGGCGCTATTCCCGTGCTGGTAGATGTAGCAGAAGATTACTGCATCGACCTAGACGACCTAGATGCCAAAGCCGCTGCCAGTGGTGCCAAGTACTTTATGCTCTCTCATATGCGCGGCCACTTGGCTGATATGGATCGCATTATGGAGATATGCGAGCGCTACGGCCTATTCCTGATTGAAGATTGCGCACATACCATGGGCGCAAGCTGGAACGGCGTAAAGAGCGGCACCTATGGTGATATCGCCTGCTTTAGCACCCAGACGTACAAACACATAAACTCTGGCGAAGGTGGCTTTTTAACCACGCATCACCCAGATATGATGGCCCGCGCCATTATGCATAGCGGCTCATACATGTTGTATGAACGCCACTTTGCAGCACCGGCTAAAGAGACCTTTGCCGACATCCGCTTTGATACGCCCAACTATAGCGGGCGAATGGACAACCTACGTGCGGCCATACTGCGCCCACAACTGGCTGACCTAGAAAAGCAATGCAACCGCTGGAATGCCCGTTACCGTATCTTGGAACAGGCCTTTAACCAATGTGCAGCGATTAACATCCCGGCGCGCCCAGCAGCAGAGCACTTTGTTGCCAGCTCGATTCAGTTCTCATTACCGCAGTTCAGCACCGAGCAGATACTCAAAGTAGTAGAGCAATGCGGGCACCAAGGCGTAGTACTTAAATGGTTTGGCGATGCCGACCCTAAAGACTACACCAGCCGCTACGACAGCTGGCGCTATATCGAAGAGCTGCCACAGCTACCCAAAACCGAAAAGATACTCTCTAAGCTGTTAGATATGCGCATTCCCCTCACCTTCAGTGAGGACGACTGCCAGCTCATAGGAGAAGTGATTAACGAAGTGGTTACGGCGGTTCAAGGGTAA
- a CDS encoding abortive infection system antitoxin AbiGi family protein translates to MENFRFADEREWRYVPLITKAGIPPFVAKSNIDTPTKKEKYNNIAHDVRLQFKPNDIKYLIVESDNDINDLIHHLRNAKAHFDPSTIDRLSSRILTADQIRSDM, encoded by the coding sequence ATAGAAAACTTCCGCTTTGCTGACGAAAGAGAGTGGCGTTATGTTCCTTTGATTACCAAAGCAGGTATACCTCCTTTTGTAGCAAAATCAAATATTGACACTCCAACTAAAAAAGAAAAGTACAATAACATTGCTCACGATGTGCGCCTACAGTTTAAACCAAACGATATTAAGTACCTTATTGTGGAATCTGACAATGATATTAACGATTTAATTCATCATTTAAGAAATGCAAAGGCGCATTTCGATCCATCTACGATAGATAGGCTATCCAGTAGAATATTAACCGCTGACCAAATACGTAGTGATATGTAA
- a CDS encoding abortive infection system antitoxin AbiGi family protein yields the protein MSNQASLYPDILFHFSKDKDTLFDILNSTFRVSYAREKVEGIDTIREFGVPMVSFCDLKLSELKVHMGKYGNFGIGLTKNWANRNGLNPVMYVSKHCPFTDNFNNSLNSVFKKIGALTDNYEFEGISDNNIKILDAYRYIKTMKAHLLVMKKL from the coding sequence ATGAGTAATCAGGCAAGTTTGTATCCAGACATTCTATTTCACTTCAGTAAAGACAAAGACACTCTTTTTGACATTTTGAACAGTACCTTTCGTGTTTCATATGCTCGTGAAAAAGTAGAGGGGATAGATACGATAAGAGAGTTTGGTGTACCAATGGTCTCTTTTTGCGATTTAAAACTCTCTGAGTTGAAGGTACATATGGGAAAGTATGGAAATTTTGGTATTGGTTTAACTAAAAATTGGGCAAATAGAAATGGGTTAAACCCTGTAATGTACGTTAGTAAGCATTGCCCTTTTACTGATAATTTCAATAACTCACTGAATAGTGTATTTAAGAAAATAGGTGCGTTAACAGATAATTACGAATTTGAAGGTATTTCAGACAATAATATAAAAATACTTGATGCTTATCGATACATTAAAACTATGAAGGCACACTTACTTGTAATGAAGAAACTATAG
- a CDS encoding LysR substrate-binding domain-containing protein encodes MELKWLKDYVALLEQGSFSKAAESRFVTQPAFSRRIRSLENWLGVSLVDRNQYPTTFTPAGEAFAEQARQLIGQTYAVRNQMRDISAAREQLLIMSQHALAVSFFPSWMQTLEALADGALIKVETGNLHDNVEAFLSGNGDFLLCYSSTDIFCQLQRDDVESLQVGVDELVPVTAVDATGKALFALEEGKPLKLLSHPAESFFGRLLQRECLSRLPADLSINLACENGLSEALKALVLKGYGMAWLPRSLISSELASGQLQRLEEPLHTVDLSIKLFRLRQSRSAAAEQFWQYLQELYKQTSGGD; translated from the coding sequence ATGGAACTTAAGTGGTTAAAAGACTACGTTGCCTTGCTAGAACAAGGTAGCTTTTCAAAGGCAGCTGAGTCTCGTTTTGTGACACAGCCCGCTTTTAGCCGGCGTATTCGCTCGCTTGAAAACTGGCTCGGTGTCAGCTTGGTCGACCGTAATCAATACCCCACAACGTTCACACCCGCAGGTGAAGCGTTTGCAGAACAAGCGCGGCAGCTCATTGGCCAAACCTATGCGGTGCGTAATCAAATGCGCGATATTAGCGCGGCACGCGAGCAGTTATTGATAATGTCCCAGCATGCCTTGGCGGTATCTTTTTTCCCTTCTTGGATGCAAACCCTAGAAGCCTTGGCCGATGGTGCGTTAATTAAAGTAGAAACAGGTAACCTGCACGATAACGTTGAGGCTTTTTTATCAGGCAATGGCGACTTTTTATTGTGTTACTCCTCTACCGATATCTTCTGCCAGTTACAGCGCGATGATGTAGAGAGCCTACAAGTGGGTGTTGATGAACTCGTACCCGTGACGGCGGTTGATGCAACAGGAAAGGCGCTTTTTGCTTTAGAAGAGGGTAAGCCTCTCAAGCTATTAAGCCATCCTGCGGAGTCCTTCTTTGGGCGTTTGTTACAGCGCGAATGCCTGTCGCGTTTGCCTGCGGATTTAAGTATTAATTTGGCGTGTGAAAATGGTTTGTCAGAAGCACTTAAAGCATTGGTTTTAAAAGGTTATGGCATGGCTTGGCTGCCAAGAAGCTTGATCAGCAGTGAGCTTGCCTCTGGCCAATTACAGCGGCTAGAAGAGCCGCTGCATACGGTTGATCTGAGCATTAAACTCTTTAGACTTCGCCAATCCCGTAGCGCAGCAGCAGAGCAGTTTTGGCAGTATTTACAGGAGCTATATAAGCAAACTAGCGGTGGCGATTAG
- a CDS encoding PLP-dependent aminotransferase family protein encodes MSTLFHLKRDENAATLQSQIRQQLVNAILGGFLPIDKPLPSSRSLAKTLNVARNTIVLVYDELAADGYLTSVERSGYFVDHHFLPDHLKKNLAKAPQENKDTVDWTLKLKVTAGSQSNPSLAYSWQSYPYPFVYGQLDSKLFPIDNWRKCWRDAVSVQAIRDWTSDRYDSDDPMLIEQIQKRILPSRGIQANADEILITVGSQQALYLLAQLLLDKTSNFGIEDPGYVSAAHIADVFGANVISLPVDQDGLVLDERLTDCDAIYITPSYQCPTTVTMPLERRQALLDKARNDDFIIFEDDYEMEMNYDSNPIPALKSLDKHDRVLYIGSLSKTLAPGLRMGFMVGPKALIQEARNLRQLMVRHPPLNNQRAVALFLAQGYHDALLRKLARSFQQRSEIMAAALDQYMPGSYTLPSGGSSFWCRVPMHIDTAELKGIAAEKGLLIISGDSYHYGDNLPHNYIKLGFSAISPEAIESGIKILSELIQEMS; translated from the coding sequence ATGTCTACGCTGTTCCACTTAAAAAGAGACGAGAACGCAGCGACCTTACAAAGCCAGATTCGCCAGCAGCTAGTCAATGCTATTCTGGGAGGCTTCCTTCCGATCGATAAGCCATTACCTTCGAGCCGCAGCTTAGCCAAAACCCTCAATGTCGCCCGCAATACCATTGTGCTGGTCTATGATGAACTCGCTGCAGACGGCTACCTGACATCAGTAGAACGTAGCGGCTATTTTGTCGACCATCACTTCTTACCCGATCACCTTAAAAAGAATTTGGCAAAAGCACCGCAAGAAAACAAAGACACGGTTGATTGGACACTAAAACTAAAAGTAACAGCAGGTAGCCAATCCAACCCAAGCTTGGCGTATTCATGGCAATCCTACCCCTATCCATTTGTGTATGGACAACTCGACTCAAAACTCTTTCCTATCGATAACTGGCGAAAATGCTGGCGTGATGCCGTCAGTGTTCAGGCGATCCGAGATTGGACCTCAGACCGCTACGACAGTGATGACCCAATGTTGATAGAGCAGATACAAAAACGCATTTTGCCTAGCCGTGGTATCCAGGCTAATGCGGATGAAATTCTCATCACCGTGGGCTCACAGCAAGCGCTTTACCTGCTAGCACAGTTACTACTAGACAAAACATCAAATTTTGGCATCGAAGACCCAGGCTATGTGAGTGCAGCACATATCGCCGATGTGTTTGGTGCTAATGTGATAAGCCTCCCTGTCGACCAAGATGGCTTGGTACTTGATGAGCGTTTAACAGATTGCGATGCGATCTATATCACGCCCAGCTACCAATGCCCGACAACAGTAACGATGCCATTAGAAAGACGCCAAGCGTTACTGGATAAAGCACGTAACGACGACTTCATCATCTTTGAAGATGATTACGAAATGGAGATGAATTACGACTCCAACCCTATACCAGCCCTAAAAAGCCTCGATAAGCACGACCGCGTACTTTATATAGGCAGCCTCTCCAAAACCTTAGCGCCCGGTTTAAGAATGGGTTTTATGGTGGGCCCCAAAGCACTCATACAAGAGGCCAGAAACCTTCGCCAGCTGATGGTGCGCCACCCACCCCTTAACAACCAGCGAGCCGTTGCTTTGTTTCTAGCGCAGGGCTATCACGATGCACTTTTGCGCAAACTTGCCCGCAGTTTTCAGCAGCGCAGTGAAATTATGGCCGCCGCTTTAGACCAGTACATGCCTGGCAGTTATACGCTCCCCTCTGGCGGATCCTCTTTTTGGTGCCGCGTTCCTATGCACATAGACACCGCCGAGCTAAAAGGCATAGCCGCAGAAAAAGGCTTACTTATTATCTCTGGAGACAGCTATCACTACGGTGATAATTTACCCCATAATTACATTAAACTTGGCTTTTCTGCTATTTCACCGGAAGCAATTGAGTCTGGCATAAAGATACTCTCAGAGCTCATACAAGAAATGTCTTGA
- the hisD gene encoding histidinol dehydrogenase, translated as MEYLKKSNAPVAENDERIHATVKTMLARIDSEGETAVREYAAQFDNWQGDFILSDEKRAALIAQVPEQTRKDIQFAYQQVKTFAQAQRASLTEFEIESAPGVKLGQKVIPVNCAGCYVPGGRYSHAASALMSIATAKVAGVETIIACSPPKDGNMHPAIVYAMDLAGADIILEMGGVHAIATMAKGLFTGVSADILVGPGNGYVAEAKRLLFGEVGIDVFAGPTESAIIADDSADPMTIAVDLVSQAEHGYDSPVWLFTTSRRIGEKVAELMPKVAADMPNHDVVQSAWDLHGEIIYCETREECAKVSDEYASEHLQILTTDTDWWRDNLKNYGSLFLGEGATVTHGDKCSGTNHILPTKRVARYSGGLNVHKFLKILTYQEISEAANLDFSAVGSRISRVEGMEGHARACDWRLRKYFPENEWDFHVYDQKRYD; from the coding sequence ATGGAATATCTGAAAAAGTCCAATGCTCCGGTTGCTGAGAACGATGAGCGCATTCATGCCACTGTTAAAACGATGCTGGCACGTATCGATTCTGAAGGCGAAACGGCAGTACGCGAATACGCCGCACAGTTTGATAACTGGCAGGGAGACTTTATTCTTTCTGACGAAAAGCGTGCCGCTCTCATTGCACAAGTGCCTGAGCAAACTCGAAAGGATATTCAATTTGCTTACCAGCAGGTTAAAACATTTGCACAAGCACAACGCGCCAGCTTAACCGAGTTTGAAATTGAATCAGCACCGGGTGTTAAGCTTGGCCAGAAAGTTATCCCTGTTAACTGTGCGGGCTGCTACGTACCAGGTGGCCGCTACTCACATGCCGCGTCGGCACTGATGAGTATTGCGACCGCTAAAGTCGCTGGTGTAGAAACCATTATTGCCTGCTCTCCCCCTAAAGATGGCAACATGCACCCTGCCATTGTGTACGCCATGGATTTAGCCGGTGCCGATATCATTCTTGAGATGGGTGGCGTACACGCCATTGCAACCATGGCAAAAGGCCTGTTCACCGGTGTAAGTGCAGACATTCTCGTAGGCCCGGGTAACGGCTATGTAGCCGAAGCAAAACGCCTATTGTTTGGCGAAGTGGGTATTGATGTATTTGCAGGCCCAACTGAGTCAGCCATCATCGCAGATGACAGTGCCGACCCGATGACCATTGCAGTAGATCTAGTCTCACAGGCTGAACACGGTTACGACTCCCCGGTATGGCTATTTACAACGAGCCGCCGTATCGGTGAGAAAGTGGCTGAGCTCATGCCAAAAGTAGCGGCCGATATGCCAAACCATGACGTGGTGCAATCGGCGTGGGATCTGCATGGCGAGATTATCTACTGCGAAACACGTGAAGAGTGCGCAAAAGTCAGTGACGAATACGCATCTGAGCATCTTCAGATACTCACAACAGACACCGACTGGTGGCGCGATAACCTTAAAAACTACGGCTCTCTGTTTTTAGGTGAAGGCGCAACCGTGACGCACGGTGATAAATGCTCGGGCACTAACCACATACTACCGACCAAAAGAGTGGCCCGTTATAGCGGCGGTTTGAACGTCCATAAATTCCTTAAGATTCTGACTTACCAAGAGATCAGTGAAGCAGCGAATCTGGACTTTAGTGCTGTCGGCTCTCGTATCTCCCGTGTTGAAGGAATGGAAGGCCACGCGCGTGCTTGTGACTGGCGCTTACGTAAGTACTTCCCAGAAAATGAATGGGACTTCCACGTATACGACCAGAAGCGTTACGACTAA
- a CDS encoding pyridoxal phosphate-dependent decarboxylase family protein has protein sequence MQESLELLSRAINEWMPKNRPVSQNPSAPELEKILDVSLGEQGCDQQSLEDAIKAYLHYNPDASQVDFFKLLYSGRNKHALLGDWITSLSNATMHTYQVGPVATLMELELIRQWNKLVGFNDGKNEGEGVMVAGGSQANLIGMMLARHHVCPDYKTKGAGGRTLVAYVSDQAHYSGQKAANVLGIGTDNLIAVASDDNGRICPVALQQEIDKSVAQGHIPFYIGITAGTTVIGAYDPVAACSKIARAHNIWLHIDGAWGGPILFSEQYRHLLADSHLADSFTWDAHKLMNVPITAAVILVKHEGALRACCSGGGGEYLFHADENAAYNLGERSIQCGRRADALKVWLSWKAIGNQGFAAKIDHLQSIKAECVEMVEQSESLEMLAPSVYLNVLFRYRPEHMTDEQEIRKLNIEICKTMMRNGGPYVDYAQYKGRYGIRLILANGEVTREHISVLLDQCELVGRELAGQ, from the coding sequence ATGCAAGAAAGCCTCGAACTACTATCCCGCGCGATCAATGAGTGGATGCCTAAGAACAGACCGGTATCTCAGAACCCTAGCGCGCCAGAGCTTGAAAAGATTCTGGATGTTTCTTTAGGCGAACAAGGGTGTGATCAGCAATCTTTAGAAGACGCGATCAAAGCGTATTTACATTACAACCCTGATGCATCACAGGTCGATTTCTTTAAGCTGCTCTATTCAGGGCGCAACAAGCATGCCTTGCTTGGTGATTGGATTACCAGCCTAAGCAACGCCACTATGCATACCTACCAAGTAGGGCCTGTCGCTACCTTGATGGAGCTAGAGTTGATTCGCCAGTGGAATAAGCTGGTGGGCTTTAATGATGGCAAGAATGAGGGCGAGGGTGTCATGGTTGCCGGTGGCAGCCAAGCTAATTTAATAGGAATGATGCTAGCGCGTCACCATGTGTGCCCCGACTACAAAACAAAGGGTGCGGGCGGGCGTACATTGGTCGCTTATGTTTCGGACCAAGCGCATTACTCCGGGCAAAAAGCCGCTAACGTGCTTGGCATAGGTACGGATAACTTAATTGCGGTTGCCAGTGATGACAACGGGCGTATCTGCCCTGTGGCGTTACAACAAGAGATTGATAAAAGCGTGGCGCAGGGCCATATCCCTTTCTATATTGGCATAACTGCCGGTACTACGGTCATTGGTGCTTATGATCCGGTAGCCGCGTGTAGCAAGATTGCGCGTGCGCACAACATTTGGTTGCACATTGATGGTGCGTGGGGCGGGCCTATTCTGTTCTCAGAGCAGTATCGTCACCTGTTGGCCGATAGCCATCTGGCAGACTCCTTCACGTGGGATGCCCACAAGCTGATGAATGTGCCGATAACGGCTGCGGTTATTTTGGTCAAACATGAAGGCGCATTAAGAGCCTGTTGTTCTGGTGGTGGCGGTGAATACCTGTTCCATGCTGATGAAAACGCCGCTTATAACTTAGGTGAGCGTTCTATCCAATGTGGCCGCCGTGCTGATGCATTAAAAGTGTGGCTAAGCTGGAAAGCCATCGGTAACCAAGGCTTTGCTGCTAAGATTGATCATCTGCAATCTATTAAAGCGGAATGCGTTGAGATGGTTGAGCAGAGTGAGTCCTTAGAAATGCTGGCGCCTTCTGTATACCTTAATGTGTTGTTCCGCTATCGCCCTGAGCATATGACGGATGAGCAGGAGATCCGCAAACTGAACATCGAGATCTGTAAAACTATGATGCGCAACGGCGGTCCGTATGTCGATTATGCGCAGTACAAAGGACGCTACGGTATCCGCTTAATATTGGCCAATGGTGAGGTCACTCGAGAGCATATATCTGTGTTGTTAGATCAGTGCGAGTTGGTTGGCCGAGAGTTGGCTGGGCAATAA